The window GGCCAGGAGGTCACTCCCGGGCCGGGCCGGCTGCTTGCATCCCAGAAATGGGGATGCTAAACGAAATTGCAAGATAGCTGCAGGCACCCGCACTGGCGCCGGCGAGGGTCAGTACTTGTGGGGGAACAGCTTGGCCACTTCCGTGAAGCCCAGTAGTTTGAACAGTGCGGCGACCAAATGGTTCAATTCGCGCAGCTCGATTTTTTTGCCGGCCGCGATCGGGCGCAGGCGGTTGAGGAGGGCGGCGGCGGCCGAATAGTCGACCCGCGCCAGGCGCGAGCAGTCGAGCAGCACCGTCTCTTCGCTGGCCGCGGCGTAGGCATCGATGGCATCGAACAGGGCCGCGGTGCTGCCTTCGATGACCGACGGCAGCATGAAGCGTTCGGTGGCCGGCGCCGCATGCAGGATGCTGACCGCGGTGGCCACCTTCGAGGGCGGCTCGAACGAGGGCGGCGACACCTCGTAGGTGACGCAGTAATCCATCGCCGTTTCCTCGAAATCCTTTTCGCGGTCGAGCAGCTGGAACAGCGCCAGCAGCAGCAGCCACGGCGCTTCGCTGGCGTCGCGCTTGCCGATTTCGATGGTCGAGTGAACCAGCTCGGCCAGTTCGGCGGCGCCGGCCACGATCAGTTCGCGCTCGCTGGCGCGCAGGCGCTTGATGGTTTCGAGCAGCAGGGCGCAGCCGTCCGGGGTGACGGTCTGGATGCGCGCGAATTCGAGGCGCAGTACCGGGTTTTCGCCGGCGCGCTGCAGCAGCCGTTCCAGGCGCGGGGCCACTTCGCCATCGAGCACGCCGGAAAACACTTCGGTCGGCGTGACGCCGGAAAAGGTGGGCTCTTCCATGCCATGCGGCAGCAGCGGCGGCGACCACGAGGGCGGCGAGGTTTCGAACTGGCTGGCGTAATCGATGGCGATATTGTCGAAGTCGTCCTGGCGCCCGCCCACCTGGTACAGGTCGAACAGCATCCACCAGATGGTGCGGTCGTCCTTGCCCAGCTCGGCCAGGCTGTCGAGCAGCATGTGCTCGGTGACCGCCATCTGGTCGTTGGCGAACATGATGGCGATTTCTTCGATGACGGGGGCGGTCTGGGGCGACACCGGCGCGTCCGGCAAGTCTTCGTCGGCCAGCAGCTCGGTGGTGGCCAGTTCGAGCAGCGGCAGGGTATCGGCCGCGACGCCATCGGCCACGGGCGGCTTGACCTTGCGCGGACCGCTGCCCCAGGCCGGTTCCGGCGTGTTGAAGATGTCGTTCGACATGGCCGACTCGATCGCATCGATCTTGGCGGCCGTGGCGCGGGCGATTTCGCGCTGGCGCGCGCGGTCGGCGTCGGTGTCTTGCGCCAGGCGCGACGGTTCGCCGACGCGCAGGCGCGAGTCCGGTGCCGCCTTGGCGCCGGGCTGATCAGTTTTCTTCTTGTTGAAGATGGAGAAGATACCCACGTCGTTCCCTGTCTCGTTCTAAGCTGCGCACTGCGCCGACCGTACCGGGCGCCCGACCGCGGCGGGCGCCATTATTGAACCAACCGCGGCACCCGCCCGCGCCAAAGCGCACGGTAGCATGCCGACCCGCACCGCGTCACCCACCCCCATGCCGCGCGTTTCCGGCCGAACTGGACCTGCAAGCATAGTGTAGCCTATAGGCAAGCTTCGAGTCGGTTTGGCAGGAGCGGCAAAACAAAAAAGCATGCGGGGGCGAACCCGCATGCTTCTTCGGAGGTGGCGTGCAGCGATGATCAATCGCCGTACAGTTTTTGTTTCAGCTCGCGCCGCTGCTGCGCTTCGAGCGACAGGGTAGCGGTCGGGCGCGCGATCAGGCGCGGAATGCCGATCGGCTCGCCCGTCTCTTCGCACCAGCCGTAGTCGCCCCCATCGATGGCGGCGATCGACTGCTGCACCTTCTTGAGCAGCTTGCGCTCGCGGTCGCGCGTGCGCAGTTCGAGCGCATGCTCTTCTTCGATGGTGGCGCGGTCGGCCGGATCCGGCACCAGCACGGTTTCGCGCAGGTGCTCGGTGGTCTCGCCTGCGTTCTTGAGCAAGTCTTTCTCGAGCTGCTGCAGACGGGCCTTGAAAAACGCCAGCTGCGCCGGATTCATATAGTCCTTCTCGCCCATGGCCCGAATTTCGTCTTCGGAGATGAGATGGCCTTCTGTATTGACGGCGGGGGTCGATTTAGTTGTTTTAGTCATGACTACTTACCTTCGATACGACAGTGGTTTTCATTTTATCAGCTAACTCGGCCGAGGCACCGGTAAAGCGGCGGTGCCTGCGCCCGAAGCGCCTACCTTGACGGCTTGCTGAACTGCCGCCTTGTTCGTGTCTTCCCGCACCTGGATGACTTTTTACTGCCGGTGCGATAAAGCGGGCATCTTAAAACCCGGATAGTTTATACCAAACATTGTTCCAAACCGCTGACAAAGACATCTTTCGGTAAATTTTTGCCAATAAAAACCATTTTGCTGCCACGTTCCTCGTTTTCACCCCATTTTGCGCCCAGATCGCTGCCCATCATCTGGTGCACGCCCTGGAATACCACCTTGCGCTCGGCCCCCTGCATCAGCAGCACGCCCTTGTAGCGCAGCATGCGCGGACCGAAGACATTGACCAGGCTGGCCAGGAATTCGTCCAGCTTGGCCGGATCGAAGGGACGGTTGCTCTTGAAAACGAAGGCGGCGATGTCGTCGCTGTGGTGGCCGTGATGGTGATTATGCTCGTGCTCGTCCCCGTGTTCGTGGCGGCAGGCGTCGGTGTGCACGTGCTCGTGGTCATGATCGTGCCCGTGTTCTTCTTCGGCCTTGACGAAGTCCGGGTCGATCTCGAGCTTGTCGTTCAGGTTGAAACCGCGGATGTCGAGCACTTCGGCCAGCGGGGCGCGGCCGAAGTCGACCTGGCTGATCGGCGCGCGCGGGTTGATGCGCATCAGGCGCGCCTTGAGCGCATCGAGCTGGGCCGGCTCGACCAGGTCGGTCTTGGAGATCAGCAGCTTGTCGGCGAAGCCGACCTGGCGCTGGGCTTCCTCGTATTCGTCGAGCTGGGTCATGGCATGGCGCGCGTCGACCACGGTCAGCACGGCATCGAGCATGTAGTGCACGCCGACTTCCTCGTCCATGAAAAAGGTTTGCGCCACCGGGCCCGGATTGGCCAGGCCCGTCGTCTCGATGATGATGCGGTCGAAGTGCAGTTCGCCGGCTTCGCGCTTTTTGGCCAGCGCCGACAGCGCCACGATCAGGTCGCCGCGCACGGTGCAGCAGATGCAGCCATTGTTCATTTCGACGATCTGTTCGCTGCTGTCCTGCACCAGGATTTCGTTGTCGATGTTTTCCTGGCCGAATTCATTCTCGATGACGGCAATCTTCAGCCCGTGGTCTTCCTGCAGGATGCGGTTCAGGAGCGTGGTTTTGCCGGCGCCGAGGAAGCCGGTCAGGATGGTGCTGGGTATCAGGGCCATGTTTGTCATCAGTCAGTGTGGGGCCCGGACCGGGCGAATAATCGAGCGATTATGCCGGATTTCGCCATTTGCTTCCAACTACCGCCACATCGCTTGATGCGGATCATGCCGCAAGCGGCACGAAAAGGGTGTTCGGTGTGCTTATTTGGCCTTGGCGCGCGGGTGCGCCTGGTCGTACACGGCCGCCAGGTGCTGGAAGTCGAGCGCCGTGTAGACCTGGGTCGAGGTGATGCTGGCGTGGCCGAGCATGTCCTGCACGGCGCGCAGGTCGCCCGACGATTGCAGCACGTGCGAGGCGAACGAGTGGCGCAGCATGTGCGGATGCACGTGCACCGGGGTGCCGGCCGCGATCGCGTGCTGTTTCAGGCGCAGCTGCACCACGCGCGGCGAGACCCGGGTGCCGCGTTCGGACAGGAACAGGGCGCCGCTGCCGTCGGCCGGGGGCGGGCGCACCGCCAGCCAGGCCGCCAGCGCCGTGCGCGCATGGCTGCCGATCGGCACCGTGCGCATCTTGTTGCCCTTGCCGGTGACCAGCACGTCGCCCGAGGCCAGGTCGATCCAGCCGAGCGAGGCGGGTTCGCCGTGGCGGCCCTTGCTGTAGGCCACATCGAGCCCGGCCAGTTCCGCCACCCGCAAGCCGCTCGAATAGAGCAGTTCGAACATGGCGCGGTTGCACAGCTCGGCGGAAGTGAGGGTGGCGCGCCCGGGCGGTGTGCTTGAGACCAGCTGCACCGCGTCGTCCACCGCCAGTGCTTTCGGCAGCGGGCGCGGACGCTTGGGCGCGCGCACGCCGTCGGTGGGGTTGGCCGCCAGGCTCACCTGGTGCGACAGCCAGCCGAAAAAGCCGCGCCAGCTCGACAGCTTGCGCGCGATCGAGCGCGGTCCCAGTTCCTGCGCGTGCAGGATCGCCGTCAGGCGGCGGATGTCGGCCTGGCGCACCTGCTGCCAGGGCATGCCCTTGGCCAGAAGGTGCAATTGCCGCAGGTCGCGCCGGTAGGCGCTGATGGTGTGCGGCGAGAGCTGGCGCTGGGTTGCGAGCTGGGCCAGGTAGCGTTCGACCCAGTCCAGCTCGCTCGCGCTCTCCATCTCAGGCACGCAGGGCCGCCAGCGCGGCGCTGGCGGTGTCGCCGATGTGGACCAGGAAATCGGTGCCCATGCTGGCGGTGAAGCGTTCCGGATCGGGGGAACCCAAGATCAGCAGGCCGAAGGCGCTGCCGTTGCTGCGCAGCGGCAGGATCACGGTCGACTGCACCGCGGCGGCGTCGGCCAGCCAGCGCACCGCTTCGAAGTCGTGGTTGCTGCCGCAGTAGGGCGCCAGCAGGCTGTTGGCGAACAGGCGCGCATCTTCCGACACGCCGTTCACATACCAGCTGCCCGCATGCGCCGGCGCCAGCTGCCACAGGCGCAGGGTGGCCTGGGGTACGCCGAAATGGGTGGCCAGGCCCTCGACCAGGGCGCGCGGCATGTCGCTGTCGTGGCGCGTCTTGAGCAGGGCCTGGGTCCAGCCGTGGAATTTGTTGGCGATGGCGGCGTTCGCTTCGGCCAGGCGCACCAGGTCCGACATGCGCAGTTCGAGCGCCTTGTATTTATCGCGCATCACTTCCATCTGGCGTTCCTGAAGCGAGACGGCCTTGCCGGTCAGGGGGCTGGACAGCTTGACTTCGCCCAGCAGGTTGGCGTGTTCCTGGAAAAAGTGCGGATGGTCGGCCAGGTAGTCGGCGACGGCGGTGGAATCCAGTGTGGCGGTCATTGAAGTCTTTACGTGAAGTCTTGGTGCGGGTGAAAAACGTCCCGCAATTCTAACCTAAGCGACCGCTTGCGCGCGCCCATGAAAAAAGACGCCCGCAGGCGTCTTTTTTGCAGAGCTGCCAGTGCGGCGCCGTGCTTAGAAGCGGTGACGCACGCCGATCTGGATGGCGTGGCTGTCTTCGCCAGCGACTTTGGTGAAGCCGCCCGGCGAACCGGCCGCGCCCGGCGTGTACTGGCCGTCGTTCTGGTTCTTGATGTGCGACAGCACGCTGTAGATATCGGTACGGGCCGAGATGTTGTAGTCGTAACCGACCGCCACCAGGGTGGCATCGCTGTTCGATGCGGTACGGTCGTTCTGGCGCGCTGCCGAGGCCATCAGACGGCCCTGGCCCAGGCGGTAGTGCATGCCGAGCTGGTAGCTGCTGGCATCGACCTGGCTGTTGCGGGTGATGTTGTCGTTGTAGATCTTGTTCAGGGCGGCGATGTTAGCAGCCGGAACGCCAGCGGCGCGCAAGCCCGGCGCGACCGAGCCGGTGAACACGTTGAAGTAGTCGGCCAGCAGGGCCGAATTGCGGTTGACCTGGTCGTGGTAGCCGGCGAACAGCTTGAAGTCGCCCATTTTCACGGAACCGCCCACGGTGGTGGTGGTCAGGCTCTTGCGGCCTTGCAGGTCTTCACCCTGGTTGTGGCCGACGCCGAGGTCGAAGTTGCCCTTCTTGTAGGTGACCGCTGCGCCCAGGAACTTGTTGTAGCGGCCCAGGTAGCCGGAATTCTTGGTGCCGTACATCAGCGAGCCGCCCAAACCGGACGGGGTGGCGATGCGGTACTGGATCGATTTTTGCGAACGGATATCCGCGCCCAGCGCGGTAAAGCCGGCGGTGCCGCCGGTGATGCCGCCCCAGGTGCCGCCGGTGCCGGTCTCGAACGCGTCAGCCGCGGCGAACACTTCATAGCCCGGGGTGTACATGCGGCCGATCATGATGGCGCCCACTGGCGTGATCAGGCCGACCATGGCGGTGCGGTCGAACAGGGCTTTCTCGGAATTGACGGCAACGGCTGGCTGCAGGCCGGTGCGCAGGCTGGACAGGGTCGATGCCAGAGCCGGGCTCTTGAAGGCGTCCATGCCCTTGGTCAGGTAGAAACCTTGGTTCGGGGTGACCAGGCCAGGACTCTGGGTACCGGTGTCGAGTTCGACGCGCGCTTCCAGATTGAAGATGGCCTTGAAACCACCGCCGATGTCTTCGGTACCTTTGAGACCGATGCGCGAACCGTCCGCGATGCCACTGACGAGTTTGGCCGATTCACCCTTGGTTTTCATAAAACCAGCGTCGGCGATACCGTAAATGGTCACGCTGGACTGGGCCAGGACCGGGGCTGCGAAACAGGTAGCGATTACACCAGCGATTAATTTTGTTTTCATTGTGTCTCCAGGAGATTATTTTGTCTAAAAACGAACGTGCGTACTAATTCGTTTTAACCAATATGCCATCGTTTTTTAGCCTTGTACAGAAAGCCGGGACCGCACGCAAGTACTGGTTGCGAAAAAGACACAGACGAAGCAAAAACGTCAATACCGTCTTATCTGAAACACCACAGCATAACGCGGATGCGACAAGGGCGTCGATGGTTACCCATGCGCCGCCCTTTGTTTTATCTGACAGACTTATGTTCGGTACGGTTCACACCGCATCTTGTATCAGAAAGCGTGATTCACGCCCAGTGCATAGATATTCATGCTCGACGGAATGGTCGGGCCTTTCTTGTTGGACGCATCGGCATACACATAGGTGCGTGGCGACAGGCTGTACTCGTAGCCGATCGACATTTGCTTGGTCTTCTGCATGCCCTGGTTCAGCGCGCCCTGGTTCTTCTGGCCGTAACCGGCGAGAATCTTGCCCGAGCCCATCTTGTAATTGGCGCCGACCACCCACGAACGGGCTTCCTCGCTATTAAAGAAGGTGTGGCCGCGGTCTTGCTGGACGCGCGTGGCCATCAGTTTCAGTTCCGGCGTGGCCATGACATAGCCGGCGATCGACAGCAGGCGCGATTCGACCGCGTTGCGTTCGGCGGCCAGCATCAGCGAGCCGGCGGCGCCGGTGTAGGTGGCCGAGACCGAGTACGGATTGGCCGACGCTTCCGAGCCAGGACGGTATTGCGGATTGGCCAGGGTACCGCGGCCGACGATGGCTGCCGAACCCGAGCTCGATTCCTTGGTGCCGACCGTGGCATTGATCTGGAAGCCGTTGATCACGTTCGAGTTATAGAACACGGCGTTGGAGAAGCGGTTGGTCGAATTGCCCACCAGGCCCAGCGGGTCCGAGGTGTAGCCGGCGACCATCAGGTCGGTCTGGAAACCGGCAGGGCTCGGAATACCGTGGAACGGCTCGAACTGGGTGCTGGTTTCCTGGAACGCGGTCAGGCCGCGTCCGATACGCACCATACCGAAGCCGCCTTGCAGGCCGACCCGGCTCTGACCCTGGAACAGCGGACGCTGGACGCCGCCGCCGCCCTGCTCGATGGTGCCCGAATCCGGTTCATAGCGAATTTCCAGCTGGAACAGGGCTTTCAGGCCGCTGCCGAGGTCTTCGACGCCTTTGAAACCGAGGGTGTTATTAGCGCGCTTGCCGATGGCCAGCGATTGGTCGGTACGCTTGATCATGCCGGCATCAACCGTGCCGTAGATGACCACAGACGATTGGGCTTGTGCAAAGCCGGCGCTTGCGCCGAGAAGTGCCAGAGCGACCAGTGATTTTTTCATGTACACGTCCTTAAAAGTGAATCCGTCGAATCCGACAGTGCGTTGAGTTTTCAATTGTCTGAACACTCAGATTAAGAAACCTTAATTGCTTGGCCTTCTGCTAATGGCCGTCGTGGTTGATTATGAGGGGTAGAATTGGTTGAAAGCCAATGATTCCAGCAGTGTTGTTGTATTTATGAAACGTGGCACTGTATTGATACAGGCAAGTGGTCATGCATTTAAATGAAAAGCTTTCATGCGGCATTCCACATATTCTTACTAACAAGCTTTGTGCGAAATCAAGGAAGTGGCCATCAGCGTCCCCCCGCCTGCGTGCCTGACGTAGACTTTAAAACGTCGGCTGCCCCGCATCAGCCAAGCAAATGTTGTATATTGGCAACCAAACCGGTGCCATGCGGGCTCAGCGGATTGATCTCCTCCAATCAACGTGATGGCATGAACCATGGCAAACCGTGAAGAACTAGCGCTCATCCGTGGCGCGCGCGCCGGCCGCGCTCCGGCCCAGCTCGAACTGGGCACGCTCTATCTGTTCGGCAGCGCGGGCTTGCCCAAAAGCTTGCCGACGGCACTGCACTGGCTCGACCGCGCCGCCCAGCAGGGCTGCGCCACCGCCTGCCAGCTGATCGGCACCCATATTCCGTTCGATGTCGCGCTGCAGAGCCAGCGCCCGGTGGCGTGCTGGTTCGGGCAAGCCTTCGACGAGGGCAACCTGCGCGCCGGCCTGGTGCTGGCCCAGCTGATCCTGGGCGGGCATGGGGGCGAGGTGCCGGGTCCCGAGCGGCGCGAGCAAGCCTTCGCCGCGCTCGAGGCGGGCGCGGCGGGCGGGCTGGCCGAGGCCCAGTGGCTGCTGGCGCAGCACCGGCGGCTGACCGGTACCCTTGCGGAAGCGGCCGCGCCGGCCGTGGGCGCAGCGGCCGCCACCCCGATGCGGGCGGCGCCGGCGCCGCTCGCCGCCGCCCTGGCGCCGCCGCGCGCGGCCGACCCGCGCTGGCTGCAGCGCGCCGCCGACAGCGGCATGCCGCAGGCCCAGCTCTCGCAGCTCGACAATGACTGGGAAGACGGC of the Massilia violaceinigra genome contains:
- a CDS encoding porin, with the translated sequence MKTKLIAGVIATCFAAPVLAQSSVTIYGIADAGFMKTKGESAKLVSGIADGSRIGLKGTEDIGGGFKAIFNLEARVELDTGTQSPGLVTPNQGFYLTKGMDAFKSPALASTLSSLRTGLQPAVAVNSEKALFDRTAMVGLITPVGAIMIGRMYTPGYEVFAAADAFETGTGGTWGGITGGTAGFTALGADIRSQKSIQYRIATPSGLGGSLMYGTKNSGYLGRYNKFLGAAVTYKKGNFDLGVGHNQGEDLQGRKSLTTTTVGGSVKMGDFKLFAGYHDQVNRNSALLADYFNVFTGSVAPGLRAAGVPAANIAALNKIYNDNITRNSQVDASSYQLGMHYRLGQGRLMASAARQNDRTASNSDATLVAVGYDYNISARTDIYSVLSHIKNQNDGQYTPGAAGSPGGFTKVAGEDSHAIQIGVRHRF
- a CDS encoding DUF484 family protein; amino-acid sequence: MTATLDSTAVADYLADHPHFFQEHANLLGEVKLSSPLTGKAVSLQERQMEVMRDKYKALELRMSDLVRLAEANAAIANKFHGWTQALLKTRHDSDMPRALVEGLATHFGVPQATLRLWQLAPAHAGSWYVNGVSEDARLFANSLLAPYCGSNHDFEAVRWLADAAAVQSTVILPLRSNGSAFGLLILGSPDPERFTASMGTDFLVHIGDTASAALAALRA
- a CDS encoding tyrosine recombinase XerC, giving the protein MESASELDWVERYLAQLATQRQLSPHTISAYRRDLRQLHLLAKGMPWQQVRQADIRRLTAILHAQELGPRSIARKLSSWRGFFGWLSHQVSLAANPTDGVRAPKRPRPLPKALAVDDAVQLVSSTPPGRATLTSAELCNRAMFELLYSSGLRVAELAGLDVAYSKGRHGEPASLGWIDLASGDVLVTGKGNKMRTVPIGSHARTALAAWLAVRPPPADGSGALFLSERGTRVSPRVVQLRLKQHAIAAGTPVHVHPHMLRHSFASHVLQSSGDLRAVQDMLGHASITSTQVYTALDFQHLAAVYDQAHPRAKAK
- the dksA gene encoding RNA polymerase-binding protein DksA, encoding MTKTTKSTPAVNTEGHLISEDEIRAMGEKDYMNPAQLAFFKARLQQLEKDLLKNAGETTEHLRETVLVPDPADRATIEEEHALELRTRDRERKLLKKVQQSIAAIDGGDYGWCEETGEPIGIPRLIARPTATLSLEAQQRRELKQKLYGD
- a CDS encoding STAS domain-containing protein — protein: MGIFSIFNKKKTDQPGAKAAPDSRLRVGEPSRLAQDTDADRARQREIARATAAKIDAIESAMSNDIFNTPEPAWGSGPRKVKPPVADGVAADTLPLLELATTELLADEDLPDAPVSPQTAPVIEEIAIMFANDQMAVTEHMLLDSLAELGKDDRTIWWMLFDLYQVGGRQDDFDNIAIDYASQFETSPPSWSPPLLPHGMEEPTFSGVTPTEVFSGVLDGEVAPRLERLLQRAGENPVLRLEFARIQTVTPDGCALLLETIKRLRASERELIVAGAAELAELVHSTIEIGKRDASEAPWLLLLALFQLLDREKDFEETAMDYCVTYEVSPPSFEPPSKVATAVSILHAAPATERFMLPSVIEGSTAALFDAIDAYAAASEETVLLDCSRLARVDYSAAAALLNRLRPIAAGKKIELRELNHLVAALFKLLGFTEVAKLFPHKY
- a CDS encoding CobW family GTP-binding protein encodes the protein MALIPSTILTGFLGAGKTTLLNRILQEDHGLKIAVIENEFGQENIDNEILVQDSSEQIVEMNNGCICCTVRGDLIVALSALAKKREAGELHFDRIIIETTGLANPGPVAQTFFMDEEVGVHYMLDAVLTVVDARHAMTQLDEYEEAQRQVGFADKLLISKTDLVEPAQLDALKARLMRINPRAPISQVDFGRAPLAEVLDIRGFNLNDKLEIDPDFVKAEEEHGHDHDHEHVHTDACRHEHGDEHEHNHHHGHHSDDIAAFVFKSNRPFDPAKLDEFLASLVNVFGPRMLRYKGVLLMQGAERKVVFQGVHQMMGSDLGAKWGENEERGSKMVFIGKNLPKDVFVSGLEQCLV
- a CDS encoding porin, with the protein product MKKSLVALALLGASAGFAQAQSSVVIYGTVDAGMIKRTDQSLAIGKRANNTLGFKGVEDLGSGLKALFQLEIRYEPDSGTIEQGGGGVQRPLFQGQSRVGLQGGFGMVRIGRGLTAFQETSTQFEPFHGIPSPAGFQTDLMVAGYTSDPLGLVGNSTNRFSNAVFYNSNVINGFQINATVGTKESSSGSAAIVGRGTLANPQYRPGSEASANPYSVSATYTGAAGSLMLAAERNAVESRLLSIAGYVMATPELKLMATRVQQDRGHTFFNSEEARSWVVGANYKMGSGKILAGYGQKNQGALNQGMQKTKQMSIGYEYSLSPRTYVYADASNKKGPTIPSSMNIYALGVNHAF